One stretch of Glycine soja cultivar W05 chromosome 7, ASM419377v2, whole genome shotgun sequence DNA includes these proteins:
- the LOC114419102 gene encoding uncharacterized protein LOC114419102, which produces MAPHGESFSRKSNMSKPQKLSSENLQRTVSDISFELTKEEIDDLKLPTISEVENAKCECCGMCEECTPEYIDRVREKFNGKWVCGLCAEAVKEELEKNGGKKEEAVSAHMSACVRFNKYGRAFPVLFQAQAMKEMLKKNTLDGRRAKSISPRDKGGAKKGGIARSSSCIPAITREINDIKIAN; this is translated from the coding sequence ATGGCACCACATGGAGAGTCTTTCTCTAGGAAAAGCAACATGTCAAAGCCACAAAAGCTTTCATCTGAGAACCTTCAACGAACGGTCTCAGACATCTCTTTCGAGCTGACCAAGGAAGAGATCGATGATTTGAAGCTGCCAACAATATCTGAGGTTGAGAATGCAAAGTGTGAGTGCTGTGGCATGTGCGAGGAGTGCACACCGGAGTACATAGACCGTGTGCGTGAGAAGTTCAACGGGAAGTGGGTGTGTGGATTGTGTGCTGAGGCTGTGAAGGAAGAGTTGGAGAAAAATGGAGGGAAAAAGGAAGAAGCCGTAAGTGCACACATGAGTGCATGTGTTAGGTTCAACAAATATGGTAGGGCTTTCCCGGTTCTGTTCCAAGCACAAGCTATGAAAGAGATGCTGAAAAAGAACACCCTAGATGGTAGAAGGGCTAAGTCTATTAGCCCTAGGGACAAAGGAGGGGCAAAGAAAGGAGGAATTGCTCGTAGCTCAAGTTGCATTCCAGCAATCAC
- the LOC114417991 gene encoding homeobox-leucine zipper protein ATHB-15-like, with amino-acid sequence MGLNLSFANGFPSVSNAVLCAKASMLLQNVPPAILLRFLREHRSEWADNNMDAYTAAAIKVGPCSLSGSRVGNYGGQVILPLAHTIEHEEFLEVIKLEGIAHSPEDTIMPREMFLLQLCSGMDENAVGTCAELISAPIDASFADDAPLLPSGFRIIPLESGKEASSPNRTLDLASALDIGSSGNRASNECAGNSSYMRSVMTIAFEFAFESHMQEHVASMARQYVRSIISSVQRVALALSPSHLSSHAGLRSPLGTPEAQTLAHWICNSYRCYLGVELLKSNNEGNESLLKSLWHHSDAILCCTLKALPVFTFSNQAGLDMLETTLVALQDTPLEKIFDDHGRKILFSEFPQIIQQGFVCLQGGICLSSMGRPVSYERVVAWKVLNEEENAHCMCFMFMNWSFV; translated from the exons ATGGGTCTGAATCTTTCCTTTGCCAATGGATTTCCGTCTGTCAGTAATGCAGTGCTATGTGCCAAAGCATCGATGCTATTACAG AATGTGCCCCCTGCCATTCTCCTTAGGTTTCTGCGGGAGCATAGATCAGAATGGGCAGACAATAATATGGATGCTTACACAGCTGCTGCTATTAAAGTTGGCCCTTGCAGCTTATCAGGATCTCGTGTTGGAAACTATGGAGGTCAAGTTATACTCCCCCTTGCACACACAATTGAACATGAGGAG TTTTTGGAGGTCATTAAATTGGAAGGAATTGCTCATTCTCCTGAAGACACAATAATGCCCAGAGAAATGTTTCTTTTGCAA CTTTGCAGTGGAATGGATGAGAATGCTGTTGGCACTTGTGCTGAACTTATATCTGCTCCAATTGATGCTTCCTTTGCTGATGATGCCCCCCTTTTACCTTCTGGATTTCGCATCATTCCTCTTGAATCTggaaag GAAGCTTCCAGCCCCAATCGCACCCTTGACCTTGCATCTGCTCTAGACATTGGTTCCAGTGGAAACCGAGCTTCAAATGAATGTGCTGGAAATTCCAGCTATATGAGATCTGTGATGACAATAGCTTTTGAATTTGCATTTGAAAGCCATATGCAAGAGCATGTAGCATCTATGGCACGTCAATATGTTCGGAGCATTATATCATCGGTCCAAAGGGTAGCATTAGCACTTTCTCCTTCTCATTTGAGTTCACATGCAGGGCTTAGGTCACCATTGGGTACTCCTGAAGCGCAAACCCTTGCTCATTGGATTTGCAACAGTTATAG GTGCTACTTGGGTGTGGAGCTACTTAAATCTAATAACGAGGGGAATGAATCTTTGCTCAAGTCCTTGTGGCATCACTCAGATGCAATATTGTGCTGCACTCTAAAG GCATTGCCAGTGTTCACTTTCTCGAACCAGGCTGGGCTTGACATGCTGGAGACCACCCTTGTTGCATTACAAGATACACCTTTAgagaaaatatttgatgatCATGGAcgaaaaatacttttttcagAGTTTCCCCAGATTATTCAACAG GGTTTTGTATGTCTTCAAGGTGGTATTTGTCTTTCAAGCATGGGGCGACCTGTCTCGTACGAAAGAGTTGTTGCTTGGAAGGTGCTGAATGAAGAAGAGAATGCTCATTGTATGTGCTTTATGTTTATGAACTGGTCTTTTGTTTGA
- the LOC114417990 gene encoding homeobox-leucine zipper protein ATHB-15-like, whose product MSCKDGSRNGIGMDNGKYVRYTPEQVEALERLYHDCPKPSSIRRQQLIRECPILSNIEPKQIKVWFQNRRCREKQRKESSRLQAVNRKLTAMNKLLMEENDRLQKQVSQLVYENGYFRQHTQITTQATKDTNCESVVTSGQQHNLITQHPPRDASPAGLLSIAEETLAEFLSKATGTAVEWVQMPGMKPGPDSIGIVAISHGCTGVAARACGLVGLEPTRVAEILKDQPLWFRDCRAVDVLNVLPTANGGTIELLYMQLYAPTTLAPARDFWLLRYTSVLEDGSLVICERSLKNTQNGPSMPPVQHFVRAEMLPSGYLIRPCEGGGSIIHIVDHMDLEPWSVPEVLRPLYESSTVLAQKTTMAALRHLRQISHEVSQSNVTGWGRRPAALRALSQRLSRGFNEALNGFTDEGWTTIGNDGVDDVTILVNSSPDKLMGLNLSFANGFPSVSNAVLCAKASMLLQNVPPAILLRFLREHRSEWADNNMDAYTAAAIKVGPCSLSGSRVGNYGGQVILPLAHTIEHEEFLEVIKLEGIAHSPEDTIMPREMFLLQLCSGMDENAVGTCAELISAPIDASFADDAPLLPSGFRIIPLESGKEASSPNRTLDLASALDVGPSGNRASNGCANSSCMRSVMTIAFEFAFESHMQEHVASMARQYVRSIISSVQRVALALSPSHLSSHAGLRSPLGTPEAQTLAHWICNSYRCYLGVELLKSNNEGNESLLKSLWHHSDAILCCTLKALPVFTFSNQAGLDMLETTLVALQDITLEKIFDDHGRKILFSEFPQIIQQGFACLQGGICLSSMGRPVSYERVVAWKVLNEEENAHCICFMFVNWSFV is encoded by the exons ATGTCCTGCAAGGATG GTAGCAGAAACGGAATCGGAATGGATAACGGGAAGTATGTCCGTTACACGCCTGAGCAGGTTGAAGCCCTAGAAAGGCTCTATCACGATTGCCCCAAACCTAGTTCCATTCGCCGCCAGCAGCTCATTCGCGAGTGCCCCATTCTCTCCAACATCGAACCCAAGCAAATCAAGGTTTGGTTCCAGAACAGAAG ATGTAGAGAGAAGCAGAGAAAGGAGTCGTCGCGGCTCCAAGCTGTCAATAGGAAGCTGACTGCTATGAACAAGCTGCTGATGGAAGAGAATGATAGGTTGCAGAAGCAGGTGTCTCAACTCGTCTATGAAAATGGCTATTTTCGTCAACACACCCAGATT ACTACGCAGGCAACCAAAGACACAAACTGTGAATCAGTTGTGACGAGTGGTCAGCAGCACAATTTGATAACTCAACATCCCCCACGGGATGCAAGTCCTGCAGG GCTTTTGTCCATTGCAGAAGAGACTTTAGCAGAATTTCTTTCTAAGGCTACTGGGACTGCTGTTGAGTGGGTCCAAATGCCTGGAATGAAG CCTGGTCCGGATTCCATTGGAATCGTTGCTATTTCTCATGGTTGCACTGGTGTGGCAGCTAGAGCCTGTGGTCTAGTGGGACTAGAACCCACTAGG GTTGCAGAAATCCTCAAAGATCAGCCTTTGTGGTTTCGCGATTGCCGAGCTGTTGATGTTCTCAATGTGCTGCCCACAGCAAATGGTGGAACCATTGAGCTGCTTTATATGcag CTATATGCACCAACCACATTGGCTCCTGCTCGAGACTTCTGGTTGTTGCGCTACACTTCTGTTTTAGAAGATGGAAGCCTAGTG ATCTGCGAGAGGTCTCTTAAAAATACTCAAAATGGTCCAAGCATGCCTCCCGTGCAGCATTTTGTTAGAGCTGAGATGCTGCCTAGTGGGTACCTGATCAGACCTTGTGAAGGAGGTGGTTCGATCATCCACATTGTTGATCATATGGATTTAGAG CCATGGAGTGTGCCAGAGGTGCTACGTCCACTGTACGAATCATCAACAGTACTGGCTCAGAAGACAACTATGGCG GCCCTACGTCATCTAAGGCAGATTTCACATGAAGTTTCTCAGTCCAACGTCACTGGGTGGGGTAGACGACCGGCAGCACTACGAGCTCTTAGCCAAAGATTGAGCAG GGGTTTTAATGAGGCACTCAATGGGTTTACTGATGAGGGATGGACAACAATTGGCAATGATGGTGTAGATGATGTTACTATTCTAGTGAATTCATCCCCTGACAAGTTAATGGGTCTGAATCTTTCCTTTGCCAATGGATTTCCGTCTGTTAGTAATGCAGTGCTATGTGCCAAAGCATCGATGCTATTACAG AATGTGCCCCCTGCCATTCTCCTAAGGTTCCTGAGGGAGCATAGATCAGAATGGGCAGACAACAATATGGATGCTTACACAGCTGCTGCTATTAAAGTCGGCCCTTGCAGCCTATCAGGATCTCGTGTTGGAAACTATGGAGGTCAAGTTATACTCCCCCTAGCACACACAATTGAGCATGAGGAG TTTTTGGAAGTCATTAAATTGGAAGGAATAGCTCATTCTCCTGAAGACACAATAATGCCTAGAGAAATGTTTCTTTTGCAA CTCTGCAGTGGAATGGATGAGAATGCTGTTGGCACCTGTGCTGAACTTATATCTGCTCCAATTGATGCTTCGTTTGCTGATGATGCCCCCCTCCTACCTTCTGGATTTCGCATCATTCCTCTTGAATCTGGAAAG GAAGCTTCCAGCCCCAATCGCACACTTGACCTTGCATCTGCCCTTGACGTTGGTCCCAGTGGAAACCGAGCTTCAAATGGATGTGCTAATTCCAGCTGTATGAGATCTGTGATGACAATAGCATTTGAATTTGCATTTGAAAGCCATATGCAAGAGCATGTAGCATCTATGGCACGCCAATATGTTCGGAGCATTATATCTTCAGTCCAAAGGGTAGCATTAGCACTTTCTCCTTCTCATTTGAGTTCACATGCAGGGCTTAGGTCACCATTGGGTACTCCTGAAGCGCAAACCCTTGCTCATTGGATCTGCAACAGTTATAG GTGCTACTTGGGTGTGGAGCTACTTAAATCTAACAACGAGGGGAATGAATCTTTGCTCAAGTCCTTGTGGCATCACTCAGATGCAATATTGTGCTGCACTCTAAAG GCATTGCCAGTGTTCACTTTCTCGAACCAGGCTGGGCTTGACATGCTTGAGACCACCCTAGTTGCATTACAAGATATAACTTTAgagaaaatatttgatgatCATGGACGAAAAATTCTCTTTTCAGAGTTTCCACAGATTATCCAACAg GGTTTTGCATGTCTTCAAGGTGGCATTTGTCTTTCAAGCATGGGGCGACCTGTCTCATATGAAAGAGTTGTTGCTTGGAAGGTGCTGAATGAAGAAGAGAATGCTCATTGTATTTGCTTTATGTTTGTGAACTGGTCTTTTGTTTGA